The following proteins come from a genomic window of Brevibacillus antibioticus:
- a CDS encoding alpha/beta fold hydrolase: MAEQIVKVNGVEICAESFGKPTDPAILLIMGAQMSMLWWEEEFCQRIADAGRFVIRFDNRDVGRSTTYEVGQPGYTFEDMADDAVHVLDAFGVQQAHIVGMSMGGMLTQIIALRHPERVRTITLHATSNFAPDLPPIDEKLMEFFSEMGEINWEDEQEVLEVAVASSKVLIGSKHPFDEARVRELAQIDIARSNHYASKNNHAFVTASEPYLMRTGEIAVPALVIHGTEDLLIPFAHAIHLAHTIPGAVLLTLEGTGHELPRGDWAVVIETILKHTQEKET, encoded by the coding sequence ATGGCAGAACAGATCGTAAAAGTGAACGGTGTGGAAATATGTGCGGAAAGCTTTGGGAAGCCCACAGATCCGGCGATTTTGCTGATTATGGGAGCCCAGATGTCCATGCTTTGGTGGGAGGAAGAATTTTGTCAGCGAATAGCCGACGCTGGACGCTTTGTTATTCGTTTTGATAATCGGGATGTCGGACGCTCCACGACCTACGAGGTTGGGCAACCAGGCTATACGTTTGAAGATATGGCGGATGATGCTGTTCACGTCCTGGATGCATTCGGCGTGCAGCAGGCGCATATCGTTGGTATGTCCATGGGCGGAATGTTGACGCAAATCATAGCCTTGCGACATCCCGAAAGGGTTCGCACAATCACATTGCACGCAACGTCAAATTTTGCTCCTGACCTACCACCAATCGATGAGAAGTTGATGGAGTTTTTCAGCGAGATGGGGGAAATCAACTGGGAGGATGAACAAGAAGTTTTAGAGGTTGCTGTGGCGAGTTCGAAAGTTTTGATCGGTTCCAAGCATCCTTTCGACGAGGCGCGCGTTCGTGAATTGGCCCAAATCGATATCGCCAGAAGCAACCATTATGCGAGTAAGAACAACCACGCCTTTGTGACGGCCAGTGAACCGTACTTGATGCGGACAGGGGAAATCGCTGTACCGGCACTCGTGATTCACGGTACAGAAGACTTGCTCATCCCTTTCGCGCATGCCATACATCTTGCGCACACCATTCCGGGAGCAGTCTTGCTCACGTTGGAAGGGACAGGGCATGAGCTTCCACGTGGGGATTGGGCTGTCGTTATCGAAACGATTTTGAAGCATACGCAAGAAAAGGAAACGTAA
- a CDS encoding helix-turn-helix domain-containing protein, with the protein MKDILTELHTPCLLQCGFYPDDDHGPYNREGVCFSVLPEKGQGRYWTYTRDNLFSISIQDFVFYEDLFLEFQQPKYLSFNYYDSVSGEEFNPYKCLASGCIRVHIGYNNVYRASYRKNIPIRSTAIEIMPEYYEDYLKSKYPVEYKDLRSSFITVDGMTNFAELVFLLRQIRNFRGTGIAAKLYYEGKVAEAVSLIVEKAKAHKKTYPTKSISRQDLDGLTAVTAYIDNHFASEIHLEHLARIACMGLTKLKYTFKQANQCTITEYIQNKRMNHAEQLLTSTDLQINQIANIVGYHNSSRFSQLFCKSTGLLPNEYRRFTVTPK; encoded by the coding sequence ATGAAAGATATTTTGACGGAACTACATACGCCGTGTTTACTACAATGCGGCTTTTATCCTGACGACGACCACGGTCCATACAATCGCGAGGGTGTTTGTTTTTCTGTTTTGCCAGAGAAAGGGCAGGGGCGCTACTGGACTTATACGCGCGACAACCTGTTTTCGATTTCGATCCAGGATTTTGTCTTTTACGAGGATTTGTTTCTGGAGTTCCAGCAACCCAAGTACCTGAGCTTCAATTATTACGATTCCGTCTCTGGAGAAGAATTCAATCCGTATAAGTGCTTGGCATCCGGCTGCATCCGCGTTCACATCGGCTATAACAATGTGTATCGAGCCAGTTATCGCAAAAACATTCCGATTCGCTCGACGGCGATTGAAATCATGCCGGAGTATTACGAGGATTATTTGAAAAGCAAATACCCAGTAGAGTATAAGGACCTGCGCTCGTCCTTTATTACAGTAGATGGGATGACGAATTTCGCGGAGCTTGTTTTCTTGCTCCGACAGATACGGAATTTTCGGGGAACGGGCATTGCCGCAAAGCTGTACTACGAAGGGAAAGTCGCAGAAGCAGTATCGCTGATCGTGGAGAAGGCCAAAGCACATAAAAAAACGTATCCAACCAAAAGCATATCCCGACAGGATTTGGACGGCCTGACTGCTGTGACCGCCTACATTGACAATCACTTCGCCTCCGAAATACACTTGGAGCACCTCGCCCGAATCGCCTGCATGGGACTCACCAAGCTGAAATACACTTTTAAACAAGCGAACCAATGCACCATCACTGAATATATCCAAAACAAGCGTATGAATCACGCCGAGCAACTGCTCACGAGCACCGATTTACAGATCAATCAAATTGCGAACATTGTGGGCTACCACAACTCCAGTCGCTTCTCCCAGCTGTTTTGCAAAAGCACCGGGCTGTTGCCCAACGAATACCGGAGATTCACGGTTACACCCAAATAG
- a CDS encoding 2,3-butanediol dehydrogenase, whose protein sequence is MKALRWHGLKDLRLETISEPVASKGKVKIRVECCGICGSDLHEYVAGPIFIPQGTEHPLTGEKAPIVMGHEFSGQVVEIGEGVNTIKVGDRVVVEPVFACGTCAACKQGKYNLCEKMGFLGLAGGGGGFSEYVACDEHMVHKIPDSLSYEQGALVEPSAVALYAVRSSQLKAGDKAVVFGAGPIGLLVIEALKAAGAAEIYAVELSPERKNKAAELGAIVIDPKEYDVVQEIHNRTNGGADIAFEVTGVPPVLTQAIESTKIAGQIMIVSIFEREASIKPNHIVMKERNMTGIIGYRDVFPAVISLMEKGFFPADKLVTQRIQLDDIVEHGFEALLKEKNQVKILVSPRA, encoded by the coding sequence ATGAAAGCATTACGTTGGCACGGTTTGAAGGACCTCCGCTTGGAAACCATTTCGGAGCCAGTTGCGTCCAAAGGGAAAGTGAAAATCAGAGTCGAGTGCTGCGGGATTTGCGGGAGTGACTTGCACGAATACGTGGCTGGTCCGATCTTCATCCCACAAGGAACTGAACATCCACTTACAGGCGAAAAAGCCCCGATCGTAATGGGACATGAATTTTCGGGTCAAGTGGTGGAAATCGGGGAAGGCGTGAACACCATCAAGGTTGGCGATCGCGTCGTCGTCGAGCCGGTTTTCGCATGCGGAACATGCGCAGCGTGCAAACAAGGCAAATACAATCTTTGTGAAAAAATGGGCTTCCTCGGTCTGGCTGGCGGTGGTGGCGGCTTCTCGGAATACGTGGCTTGCGATGAGCACATGGTCCACAAAATCCCTGACAGTCTCTCTTATGAGCAAGGCGCTCTTGTGGAGCCATCTGCCGTCGCTCTTTATGCAGTTCGTTCGAGTCAGTTGAAAGCTGGTGACAAAGCTGTCGTATTCGGTGCCGGTCCTATCGGCTTGCTTGTCATCGAAGCGCTGAAAGCAGCAGGTGCGGCTGAGATTTATGCAGTGGAGCTGTCCCCCGAACGTAAAAACAAGGCAGCTGAGCTGGGCGCCATCGTCATCGATCCAAAAGAATACGACGTCGTTCAGGAAATTCACAACCGAACAAACGGCGGCGCAGATATCGCCTTTGAAGTCACAGGTGTGCCTCCTGTCCTCACGCAAGCCATCGAATCAACCAAAATTGCTGGACAAATCATGATCGTCAGCATCTTCGAAAGAGAAGCGTCAATCAAACCGAACCACATCGTCATGAAAGAGCGCAACATGACAGGCATCATCGGCTACCGCGACGTATTCCCTGCTGTCATCAGCCTGATGGAAAAGGGCTTCTTCCCGGCGGACAAGCTGGTCACCCAGCGCATCCAGCTCGACGATATCGTGGAGCATGGTTTTGAAGCACTGCTGAAAGAGAAAAACCAGGTGAAAATTCTCGTTAGCCCGAGAGCATAA
- a CDS encoding LacI family DNA-binding transcriptional regulator, with the protein MDTKNKVTIEDVAKKAGVGIATVSRAINDSGGISPKTKAMILQVIDELGFIPNTSAQSLKVRQTYQIALAVPDIRNAIIPDIAWSVEQAAKQHGYRVVQINTAGNARMELETVREVKKLHVDGLIIMPLAYPKTLVQMINKANVPVSIINYGKKLEDNVKADVVSMARQEGRLVMEHLIKIGRTRIAYAGAPKDKIEERYFAYEASLQHVDPSLVYFGEDFSFETGLRAADYFFSLKNMPDAIYAVNDMVAIGIVNRFKELGVRVPEDVAVVGIDNNVWTTITTPQISSVSIMGEEVARLATELLLKRIREQGAGAYERVQFEPRLIVRESSVAVIRKSPLDT; encoded by the coding sequence TTGGATACAAAAAATAAAGTGACAATAGAAGACGTAGCGAAGAAGGCGGGCGTAGGAATCGCAACGGTATCGAGGGCGATCAATGATAGCGGGGGGATCAGTCCGAAGACGAAAGCGATGATTTTGCAGGTAATCGACGAGCTGGGGTTTATTCCGAACACTTCTGCGCAAAGCCTAAAGGTGCGTCAAACCTATCAAATCGCACTGGCTGTCCCTGACATTCGCAATGCGATCATTCCAGATATCGCCTGGTCGGTCGAGCAAGCGGCCAAGCAGCATGGCTACCGCGTCGTACAAATTAACACGGCAGGAAATGCCCGGATGGAGCTTGAGACTGTGCGTGAGGTCAAAAAGCTGCATGTAGACGGGCTGATTATCATGCCGCTCGCCTATCCAAAGACGTTGGTCCAGATGATTAACAAAGCGAACGTTCCGGTTTCGATTATTAACTATGGGAAAAAGCTCGAAGACAATGTGAAAGCAGATGTAGTCAGCATGGCCCGTCAAGAAGGTCGACTCGTCATGGAGCATCTGATCAAAATTGGCCGTACGCGAATCGCTTACGCAGGTGCGCCGAAGGACAAGATCGAGGAGCGGTATTTTGCCTATGAGGCGTCGCTTCAGCACGTTGATCCTTCGCTGGTGTATTTTGGTGAGGACTTCTCGTTTGAGACGGGCCTTCGTGCTGCTGATTACTTTTTTAGTCTGAAAAACATGCCGGACGCTATCTATGCGGTCAATGACATGGTGGCAATCGGGATCGTGAATCGCTTCAAGGAGCTCGGAGTCCGCGTGCCAGAAGATGTCGCGGTCGTGGGAATTGACAACAATGTGTGGACGACGATTACGACTCCGCAGATCAGCTCTGTTTCGATCATGGGGGAAGAGGTGGCACGGCTGGCGACTGAGCTTTTGCTGAAACGGATTCGAGAGCAGGGGGCAGGAGCGTACGAACGCGTCCAGTTCGAGCCGCGGCTGATTGTAAGGGAGTCCAGTGTGGCGGTTATCCGTAAATCGCCATTGGATACGTAG
- a CDS encoding ABC transporter ATP-binding protein, with amino-acid sequence MIEINDVTFHYGQEDGEHDTETGVKNISLSVKAGQCVVLCGRSGCGKSTIMRLVNGLAPNFYAGRLAGEVSVGGKSPASMLPEERTRLMGVVFQDPRSQFFMETVRDELAFSAENIGMAPDEIRSRIDRQASQLGISHLLDTSLHKLSSGQKQRVAIAAASILTPPLLLLDEPTANLDASSTQNLIEILSKLKQNGTTLLISEHRLVPFLPVVDLFVCMENGKIARTWTKDEFCQLSHGDVRMYGLRHPDMTLPETAKKREQPEMSEFMLEGRGLSYFYKKKNDGITDINVSLPQGSVTALTGENGTGKTTLCKILCGLLQERKGTIVRQGRSLSASKRRAVSYSVMQDADYQLYADSVGNEIVLGKVLNEELREKAYEAMDAFGLRELRDRHPASLSGGEKQRVTMAAAYCSEAELIVLDEPTSGLDGDGVLKVAAWVKRLAEAGKTVVIITHDQILSKLACDQVVELRLTRDVETIFAEPGIRTTVETANR; translated from the coding sequence GTGATTGAGATAAACGATGTCACGTTTCATTATGGACAGGAAGATGGGGAACATGACACGGAGACCGGCGTGAAAAATATTAGCCTATCTGTAAAAGCTGGACAGTGTGTCGTGCTATGTGGGCGGTCTGGTTGCGGCAAGAGTACGATTATGAGGCTGGTCAATGGTCTCGCACCGAATTTTTATGCTGGACGTCTCGCGGGTGAAGTAAGCGTGGGCGGCAAAAGTCCTGCGAGCATGCTGCCCGAGGAACGTACCCGGCTAATGGGTGTCGTATTTCAAGATCCCCGCAGCCAATTTTTTATGGAAACCGTCCGGGATGAGCTGGCGTTTTCCGCGGAAAACATCGGCATGGCACCAGACGAGATTCGAAGTCGGATAGATAGGCAGGCGAGCCAGCTCGGGATTTCCCACCTGCTCGATACCTCTTTACATAAGCTGTCTAGCGGGCAAAAGCAACGGGTGGCTATAGCGGCCGCATCCATTTTGACACCGCCACTTCTCTTATTGGATGAGCCTACTGCGAATCTGGATGCATCCTCTACGCAAAACCTGATTGAAATCTTAAGCAAGCTCAAGCAAAACGGTACCACCCTGCTCATTAGCGAGCATCGGCTCGTTCCTTTTCTACCCGTTGTCGATTTGTTTGTCTGCATGGAAAATGGCAAAATCGCACGGACGTGGACGAAGGACGAGTTCTGTCAGCTGTCTCATGGTGACGTGCGTATGTACGGTCTGCGCCATCCTGACATGACACTTCCCGAGACAGCGAAGAAACGCGAGCAGCCAGAGATGTCCGAATTCATGCTGGAAGGAAGAGGGCTTAGCTATTTTTATAAAAAGAAAAACGACGGAATCACCGATATCAACGTCTCGCTTCCACAGGGGAGCGTAACTGCGTTGACTGGAGAGAACGGTACGGGGAAGACGACGTTGTGCAAAATTTTATGCGGTCTTCTTCAAGAACGAAAAGGAACGATTGTCCGCCAAGGTCGTTCGCTGTCCGCCAGCAAAAGACGAGCAGTGAGCTATTCGGTGATGCAGGATGCGGACTACCAGCTCTACGCAGACAGTGTCGGAAACGAAATCGTGTTGGGAAAAGTCTTGAATGAAGAGCTCCGCGAAAAGGCGTATGAGGCGATGGATGCTTTCGGTTTGCGCGAGCTTCGCGATCGGCATCCTGCATCATTATCCGGTGGAGAGAAGCAGCGGGTCACGATGGCAGCCGCTTATTGCTCAGAGGCAGAACTGATTGTGCTGGATGAACCGACAAGCGGACTTGACGGCGATGGAGTGCTGAAGGTAGCCGCATGGGTGAAAAGGCTAGCCGAAGCAGGTAAAACGGTCGTCATTATCACGCATGACCAGATTCTTTCCAAGCTGGCATGTGATCAAGTGGTTGAGTTGCGGCTTACCCGAGATGTTGAAACGATCTTTGCGGAGCCAGGGATACGAACAACCGTTGAAACTGCCAATCGTTGA
- a CDS encoding energy-coupling factor transporter transmembrane component T codes for MKEKAYEKETTRTRRLGPRTHLLVLIIASILAMTVRDDMQVHLLVALSVVYLVWNHLSRKAFQLVVFYCVCMAFVFFMPNALALGTMKLIVYTMVRMMPVIMIGTVLIYTPPGSIMSAFEKMSVPKPILVMICILIRFFPVVILEMKAIRDGIRARGIFPRWYSVLKHPAMAYECFFMPLVVRCLKLSSELASSAELRGIECTNARTSIYPVGFKIMDGIVVGVYALIGSVIYWTGGMIS; via the coding sequence ATGAAGGAAAAAGCATATGAAAAAGAAACAACGCGTACGAGGCGGCTCGGTCCCAGAACGCATCTGTTGGTGCTGATTATAGCGAGTATTTTGGCCATGACCGTTCGTGATGATATGCAAGTGCATCTACTGGTGGCACTAAGTGTAGTGTACTTGGTATGGAATCACCTGTCCAGAAAGGCGTTCCAACTGGTCGTGTTCTATTGCGTGTGCATGGCTTTTGTGTTTTTCATGCCGAATGCGCTGGCATTGGGAACGATGAAGCTCATTGTCTACACGATGGTGAGAATGATGCCTGTCATCATGATTGGCACCGTTCTGATCTATACGCCACCTGGCAGTATCATGAGTGCGTTTGAGAAGATGTCAGTCCCCAAACCGATTTTGGTGATGATTTGCATTTTGATCCGATTTTTCCCCGTGGTCATTTTGGAAATGAAAGCGATTCGTGACGGGATCCGCGCCAGAGGGATTTTTCCACGTTGGTACAGCGTACTGAAGCATCCGGCCATGGCCTACGAATGCTTTTTTATGCCGTTGGTCGTCCGTTGTCTAAAGCTGTCGTCAGAACTGGCGTCATCTGCTGAGCTCCGCGGTATCGAGTGCACAAACGCGCGGACCTCTATCTACCCGGTTGGCTTCAAGATCATGGATGGCATCGTCGTAGGGGTGTATGCGCTCATAGGCTCGGTAATTTACTGGACGGGAGGGATGATTTCGTGA